One window of Vibrio sinaloensis genomic DNA carries:
- a CDS encoding DJ-1 family glyoxalase III: MTKKVLVPIAPGTEEMEAVTIIDMMVRAGYETVVASADFNGQLTMKASRGVTLTADCKLVDIADDEFDAVILPGGVQGAETFRDSTVLVEIVRQQMYEGKLVAAICAAPALVLAHHGLYSDALMTCHPSFESHIPAKNWRVKRVTYDVNHNLLTSQGPGTALEFAMEVIINLSGKAHAWTVAEPMVTIPTLQYHKLGDE, translated from the coding sequence ATGACAAAGAAAGTCCTCGTCCCTATCGCACCTGGCACCGAAGAGATGGAAGCGGTCACTATCATCGACATGATGGTCAGAGCTGGCTATGAAACGGTTGTCGCCAGTGCCGACTTTAATGGTCAACTGACAATGAAAGCCTCTCGAGGGGTAACGTTAACTGCGGACTGCAAGTTAGTGGATATTGCCGATGATGAGTTTGATGCGGTGATCCTTCCTGGCGGTGTGCAAGGCGCTGAAACTTTCCGAGACAGTACCGTGCTGGTGGAGATTGTTCGCCAACAAATGTACGAAGGCAAACTGGTTGCCGCCATCTGTGCCGCGCCAGCGCTGGTGCTTGCTCACCATGGCCTTTACTCAGACGCGCTAATGACTTGTCATCCCAGTTTTGAAAGCCACATCCCGGCCAAAAACTGGCGGGTAAAACGTGTGACCTATGACGTCAACCACAACCTGTTAACCAGCCAAGGGCCCGGAACCGCTTTAGAATTTGCGATGGAAGTGATTATCAACCTTTCCGGCAAAGCGCATGCCTGGACCGTTGCAGAGCCCATGGTGACTATTCCAACCTTGCAATACCACAAACTCGGTGATGAATAA
- a CDS encoding ChrR family anti-sigma-E factor, translating to MSYHPQDQLLQAYAQGTLDDVSAFTVATHIEGCPKCQRAVALLEAQCGDALCTAEVESHDTMQAMFDQIVSLEQNDEPIRPQRQPSYIEVNGKSFRLPLSLSRFRDRVGEWKSYGGKVFSASIDISHDSRVSLMYIAENVSIPQHTHKGLESTLVLHGGFSDEDGHYEAGDFLLKDASVKHSPMTKQGEDCLCLTVLTEPMIFTQGVARVFNLFGKGMYP from the coding sequence ATGAGCTACCATCCACAAGATCAACTTCTCCAAGCATACGCTCAGGGTACGCTGGATGATGTGAGTGCCTTTACGGTTGCGACCCACATCGAGGGTTGCCCTAAATGTCAGCGAGCCGTTGCATTGTTGGAGGCCCAGTGCGGCGATGCACTATGTACAGCTGAGGTGGAGAGCCATGACACGATGCAAGCCATGTTTGATCAAATTGTCTCGCTAGAGCAAAACGATGAGCCAATTCGCCCTCAGCGTCAGCCCTCTTACATTGAAGTGAACGGCAAGTCGTTCCGATTACCTTTATCATTGTCGCGTTTCCGCGATAGAGTGGGTGAATGGAAAAGCTACGGCGGCAAGGTGTTTAGCGCTTCAATTGATATCTCACATGACTCGCGCGTAAGTTTAATGTACATCGCCGAAAATGTGTCAATACCACAGCATACTCATAAAGGGTTGGAGTCGACCTTGGTGTTACATGGCGGATTTAGTGACGAAGATGGTCATTACGAAGCGGGTGACTTCTTACTGAAAGACGCCTCAGTGAAACACAGCCCGATGACTAAGCAAGGCGAAGATTGTTTGTGTTTAACTGTACTGACTGAGCCTATGATCTTTACTCAAGGCGTAGCCAGAGTATTCAATCTTTTTGGTAAAGGTATGTATCCTTAA
- a CDS encoding sigma-70 family RNA polymerase sigma factor, with translation MAEIDTQAFKKADWASCMERVKQKDKQAFALVFTHFSPRLKQFAYRHMGNEQVALEIVQDALATVWQKSALFDGEKSSLSTWIYTIARNLCFDTLRKQKGRDAHIHSEDIWPNDYCPPDMVEHYSPETEMLKQQIVKYLDILPDAQRKVVKAVYLEELPHQQVAEMFDIPLGTVKSRLRLAVEKLRNTIEADKL, from the coding sequence ATGGCCGAGATAGATACCCAAGCTTTTAAAAAAGCCGACTGGGCGTCGTGTATGGAACGAGTGAAGCAGAAAGATAAGCAGGCGTTCGCTTTGGTGTTCACTCATTTTTCTCCGCGTTTGAAGCAGTTCGCATACCGTCACATGGGTAATGAGCAAGTGGCGTTAGAAATTGTCCAGGACGCTTTGGCGACAGTGTGGCAAAAAAGCGCACTGTTCGATGGTGAAAAAAGTTCCCTTTCGACTTGGATCTACACGATTGCACGAAACCTCTGTTTCGACACCCTTCGCAAGCAGAAGGGCAGAGATGCACACATTCATTCTGAAGACATTTGGCCGAATGATTACTGTCCGCCAGACATGGTAGAGCACTACTCTCCCGAAACAGAGATGTTAAAACAGCAGATCGTCAAGTATTTAGACATATTACCTGATGCTCAGCGAAAGGTTGTGAAAGCCGTATACCTCGAGGAGCTTCCACATCAACAAGTCGCGGAAATGTTTGATATTCCGCTCGGAACGGTAAAGTCGCGCTTACGACTGGCCGTTGAGAAACTACGCAACACCATAGAGGCAGATAAATTATGA
- a CDS encoding LON peptidase substrate-binding domain-containing protein, translating to MPEIMLFPLSSVVLPEGKMRLRIFEPRYKRLISQALKGDGTFGICLFDASLASAGQELSAIGTLAKITDFESLEDGLLGISVTGLKKFRIKRVRVEYDGLRLARVEWLPNWDVTNFDHQSESISKHLGDIYHQFPDLGNLYQQRFFDDASWVSQRWLEILPITNQQFDTLAQQPDCYQAVEFLKRTLDSSYVQ from the coding sequence ATGCCTGAGATTATGTTGTTTCCACTTAGTTCCGTGGTGTTACCCGAAGGCAAAATGCGCTTGAGAATCTTTGAACCTAGGTACAAAAGGCTCATTTCTCAAGCGCTCAAGGGAGATGGAACATTTGGTATTTGCTTGTTCGATGCGTCTCTCGCCTCAGCGGGGCAGGAGTTATCTGCGATTGGCACCCTAGCCAAAATAACCGACTTTGAGTCACTTGAAGATGGATTGCTGGGGATATCCGTAACCGGTTTGAAGAAGTTTCGCATTAAACGGGTTCGCGTCGAATACGACGGTTTGCGCTTGGCAAGGGTGGAGTGGTTGCCCAACTGGGACGTGACCAACTTTGACCACCAGTCGGAATCAATCAGTAAGCATTTAGGCGATATCTACCACCAATTCCCTGATTTGGGGAACCTTTATCAACAGCGCTTTTTTGACGACGCGAGCTGGGTCAGTCAGCGTTGGCTGGAAATATTGCCGATCACCAATCAACAGTTCGACACCTTAGCCCAGCAGCCTGATTGTTATCAGGCGGTCGAGTTTTTAAAAAGAACCTTAGATAGTAGCTACGTGCAGTGA
- a CDS encoding AmpG family muropeptide MFS transporter gives MSSDSASMTWLETIRSYMDKRLMWVFMLGCSSGFPWVLIGSNMSGWLKDAGLTRAAIGYFGSVFAVYAINFLWAPLVDRVKLPVLHSLLGQRRSWILLCQSLVLICTLFIAGVDPATNLMFTSMLALGIAIASATQDIAIDAYRIDTFPKSESSKLPQASAMAVIGWWTGYSVPGYLAFINADAIGWNGVYYGMAAIVGVLILFTLLVGEPNTQRDALQDAAEQRHSKVVGNRALAWLTVTVVEPFLDFFKRNGFRVALTLLLFVFLFKIGEAFLGRMSITFYKEIGFSNEQIGYYSKLIGWGLTILFTLVGSMVNVKFGIVRGLMIGGIAMASSNLMFAWIAKVGPNEQLFLATLVVDNFTSAFSTVAFVSFLTVVTGQAFSATQYALLASLGNFGRTTLASFSGELVDYLNDWSTFFVLTAVMVIPSLIMLYSLRHYFADMLDRARHRDVEQERQITSNQ, from the coding sequence ATGTCTTCTGACTCCGCTTCGATGACTTGGCTAGAAACCATTCGCAGTTATATGGATAAGCGCCTAATGTGGGTGTTTATGCTCGGTTGCTCAAGTGGTTTTCCATGGGTACTGATCGGTTCTAACATGTCAGGCTGGCTGAAAGACGCGGGCCTCACGCGCGCGGCAATTGGCTATTTTGGTAGCGTGTTCGCCGTGTATGCCATCAACTTTTTATGGGCGCCGCTTGTTGACCGAGTCAAACTCCCTGTGTTGCACTCTCTGTTGGGTCAGCGCCGCAGTTGGATACTTCTCTGCCAGTCCTTGGTCCTGATCTGTACTCTGTTTATCGCTGGTGTCGATCCCGCTACCAACCTAATGTTTACCTCGATGTTAGCCTTAGGTATCGCGATCGCCTCGGCAACACAAGATATTGCCATCGATGCTTATCGTATCGATACCTTCCCTAAATCAGAATCATCTAAGCTGCCACAAGCCTCAGCGATGGCGGTTATCGGCTGGTGGACAGGTTACTCTGTGCCTGGTTATCTGGCGTTTATCAACGCCGATGCCATTGGCTGGAACGGCGTCTATTACGGTATGGCGGCCATCGTTGGCGTGTTAATACTGTTTACTCTGTTGGTCGGCGAGCCAAACACTCAGCGCGATGCACTGCAAGATGCCGCCGAGCAGCGACACAGTAAAGTCGTCGGCAATCGGGCTCTTGCCTGGCTAACCGTTACCGTGGTTGAGCCTTTCTTGGACTTTTTCAAACGCAACGGATTTCGCGTCGCGCTTACGCTATTGCTATTTGTGTTTCTGTTCAAAATTGGTGAGGCCTTTCTTGGTCGTATGTCGATCACCTTCTATAAGGAAATCGGCTTCTCTAACGAACAAATTGGTTACTATTCGAAGTTAATTGGTTGGGGACTAACAATACTGTTTACCCTGGTCGGCAGTATGGTCAACGTCAAGTTTGGTATCGTCAGAGGCTTAATGATTGGCGGTATCGCGATGGCTTCCAGTAACCTAATGTTTGCATGGATCGCCAAAGTAGGCCCGAATGAGCAGCTGTTCCTAGCGACACTCGTGGTTGATAACTTCACCTCGGCATTCTCAACCGTGGCATTTGTCTCATTCTTAACCGTAGTGACTGGGCAAGCTTTCTCTGCCACCCAGTATGCACTACTGGCATCACTGGGTAACTTCGGACGCACCACACTGGCGTCATTCTCTGGCGAACTGGTCGACTACCTCAATGATTGGTCAACCTTCTTTGTTCTTACCGCAGTCATGGTTATTCCGAGTTTGATAATGCTCTACTCTCTACGCCATTACTTTGCTGATATGCTCGATAGAGCGCGGCATCGTGACGTCGAACAAGAGCGGCAAATCACCTCTAATCAATAG
- a CDS encoding outer membrane protein OmpK, producing the protein MRKSLLALGVIAAAAAIPAQAEYLYGFGGMYLDYQNWDHGTGKSQDNFGGDLKSRNKAVLGIEGGAGFDWGQIYGFYDYEGVDSASDKRGASAKGTIHYNLMDTKVSLYAQVYNTNGVNFNEQNRVLGLGYTGLQGDGWAFTPFIGVHEISQGSINGANGGMAGWVGFYNTELAGQSFTFSTWGEYEFGRNEEYTAAQGGKTGWNGSVNAMWNVTKDWSTGVLYRFTENKLGIKGYGDILIYRVNYKF; encoded by the coding sequence ATGCGTAAATCACTTTTAGCTCTTGGCGTTATTGCAGCGGCTGCTGCTATCCCAGCACAAGCAGAGTATCTATATGGCTTCGGCGGCATGTACCTTGACTACCAAAACTGGGATCACGGTACAGGCAAGTCACAAGACAACTTCGGCGGCGATCTTAAGAGTCGCAACAAAGCGGTACTAGGCATTGAGGGTGGCGCAGGCTTTGACTGGGGCCAAATTTACGGTTTCTACGATTATGAAGGTGTTGATAGTGCTTCAGACAAGCGTGGTGCTTCGGCGAAAGGTACGATTCACTACAACCTAATGGACACCAAAGTTAGCCTTTACGCTCAAGTTTACAATACAAACGGCGTTAATTTTAACGAACAGAACCGCGTACTTGGTCTAGGCTATACAGGTCTACAAGGCGACGGTTGGGCATTCACACCATTCATCGGTGTTCACGAAATTAGCCAAGGTTCAATTAACGGTGCCAACGGTGGTATGGCTGGTTGGGTTGGTTTTTACAACACCGAACTGGCAGGCCAAAGCTTCACATTCTCCACTTGGGGTGAGTACGAGTTTGGTCGCAACGAAGAGTACACTGCAGCTCAAGGTGGCAAGACAGGCTGGAACGGCAGCGTAAACGCAATGTGGAACGTAACTAAAGACTGGTCTACTGGCGTACTGTACCGCTTTACTGAAAACAAATTAGGTATCAAAGGCTACGGCGATATCCTAATCTACCGCGTGAACTACAAGTTCTAA
- the panE gene encoding 2-dehydropantoate 2-reductase has translation MNIVVLGPGAIGSLWASHLYSSGHSVSVWSRHSSPTMSLQLEENPPVYFNNNSLDALSRADLLLVTLKAPQVVSSLQSLVGKLASETIIVLMHNGMGTAEQIAQRFANNPLIVATTTHGALRESQGKVRHTGHGNTELGGYNQAGKRCSFVAEVFQHSLPQAKWNPDILSALWNKLAINCAINPLSAIHQVPNGSLAEPQHAATLQAVIREVTLVMQAEGLSTNEEQLTHSVAKVIQATAKNLSSMNQDIVHQRQSEIDFITGYLIETAQKHGIATPVNLELYQAVKNIEQGWKQS, from the coding sequence ATGAATATTGTCGTTCTTGGCCCCGGCGCTATTGGCTCTCTTTGGGCCTCTCATTTATACAGTTCCGGACATTCTGTCTCAGTCTGGTCGCGACACAGCAGCCCAACCATGTCGCTCCAACTGGAAGAGAACCCACCCGTTTACTTTAACAATAACTCCCTCGACGCTTTATCTCGAGCAGATCTGCTATTGGTGACATTAAAGGCTCCTCAAGTCGTCTCAAGCTTACAAAGCCTAGTGGGAAAACTTGCTAGCGAAACGATTATTGTACTGATGCACAACGGCATGGGCACGGCTGAACAGATAGCGCAACGCTTTGCTAATAACCCACTGATCGTGGCGACCACCACCCACGGCGCGCTAAGAGAGTCGCAGGGTAAAGTGCGTCACACAGGGCACGGTAACACTGAGCTTGGCGGCTATAATCAGGCGGGCAAACGCTGCTCGTTTGTCGCCGAGGTGTTTCAGCACAGCTTGCCGCAAGCAAAATGGAATCCTGATATTCTTAGCGCCTTGTGGAATAAACTCGCGATTAACTGTGCTATTAACCCGCTTAGCGCCATTCATCAAGTTCCCAATGGTTCGCTAGCTGAGCCCCAACACGCGGCTACCTTGCAAGCTGTCATTCGAGAAGTCACCTTAGTTATGCAGGCAGAAGGCCTGAGCACCAATGAAGAACAGCTCACTCACTCTGTCGCTAAGGTCATACAAGCAACAGCAAAAAACCTGTCGTCAATGAATCAGGATATTGTTCATCAACGCCAAAGCGAGATAGACTTTATCACCGGGTATCTCATCGAAACAGCCCAGAAACACGGCATCGCAACGCCTGTCAATCTCGAGCTCTACCAAGCAGTCAAAAACATCGAACAAGGTTGGAAGCAATCATGA
- a CDS encoding PilZ domain-containing protein, which yields MQQAEILSLAERLIPAYHAQDFDYLLGQMTEGEPPSVKILVKMELNRIMAPCTKPIDLRGRVKGECREYELDGIKHWLDDVAFNAYHKNTRKFGGYTEGVWEALCNTHNNFRVMQKRGKPLGSEVNPNSTGGLDVEPINLGYDLKRRENRLKLSSQIELQLANGQVIHGVTVDLSPSGAKFKVPSSFNYKLGEVIEVKLVELSKTVELEGIHEAIPYRIVGIDESYENDAVKFLRLLKLDSSNLIELVIAHVLSSDNQKARHDNQDKIIRARSRGFEHTYLKHTCNLPVFFSGDELKLALMTENNLPIWQYWHDERNQQALSSLFHAQRMAQLTAPGMRGSNNVIYSFTHEHKDKTLFFSMMMPEATREQRQLFWHIGAKKESWKAFRLSVFELSAEERQALAEHANELNLETDSLTHCGILQEIADLSSRQDYLLTDKPRLASSELNRFRHARNPESNPACIYFDAQSRRKEPRYQFKSPVVLSQSNGAVFEGFSLDISKHGISLALSNPCSLKAGDHCSLNFKELQLYDKKLPLNEVPYTVVRISPSGKQLQLAIVEESQNMRTIAFFGKLIDHNQDKLIAKKELLPSNELLEGLHDILLDKMVSSPLYVEKKAGGLRPKAIGVNYPLKPYLAILAKLGDEKNFSLAPIYKGRTNTLLAQPMKRIQGAMPQYHELYLTAIKFGTRIQSVETKLSTDFESLKERLLFVKKAQAMGEFYAIRICSAPVFDPITALVRKDLNELTQISMHQARSLEKEMMSIVGYGELTDITEEVLIRLELTR from the coding sequence ATGCAGCAAGCAGAAATACTCTCACTGGCGGAGCGGCTAATTCCCGCTTACCACGCGCAAGATTTTGATTATCTCCTCGGTCAAATGACAGAGGGCGAGCCACCATCGGTCAAAATACTGGTCAAGATGGAGCTCAACCGCATTATGGCGCCATGTACTAAGCCGATTGACTTACGGGGCCGCGTTAAAGGAGAGTGTCGCGAATATGAGCTCGACGGCATCAAACATTGGTTAGATGACGTCGCCTTCAATGCCTACCATAAGAACACCCGTAAGTTCGGCGGCTATACCGAAGGGGTATGGGAAGCCCTGTGTAACACCCACAATAACTTTCGTGTCATGCAAAAGCGTGGCAAACCATTAGGCTCCGAAGTCAACCCCAACAGCACCGGTGGACTCGATGTCGAACCGATTAATCTCGGCTACGACCTCAAAAGGCGAGAAAACCGCCTTAAACTCAGCTCGCAAATAGAACTGCAACTCGCTAATGGCCAAGTTATCCATGGCGTAACGGTTGATCTTTCACCAAGCGGCGCTAAGTTCAAAGTCCCCTCTTCGTTTAATTACAAGCTCGGTGAAGTGATTGAGGTCAAACTGGTTGAGCTCAGTAAAACGGTCGAGCTTGAAGGCATTCACGAAGCGATTCCTTACCGTATTGTCGGCATCGATGAGTCGTATGAAAACGATGCGGTTAAGTTTCTGCGCTTGTTAAAGCTCGACTCAAGCAATCTCATTGAGTTGGTGATCGCGCATGTATTGAGCAGCGATAATCAAAAAGCACGACACGACAATCAGGATAAGATCATTCGTGCTCGCTCACGAGGGTTTGAGCATACCTATCTCAAACACACCTGTAATCTGCCGGTGTTTTTTAGTGGTGATGAGCTCAAGCTCGCCCTGATGACAGAAAACAACTTGCCGATTTGGCAATATTGGCACGATGAGCGTAATCAACAAGCGCTGAGTAGCCTATTTCACGCACAACGCATGGCGCAGCTTACCGCTCCGGGTATGCGTGGCAGTAACAACGTGATCTACTCGTTTACCCACGAGCACAAAGATAAAACGCTGTTTTTCTCAATGATGATGCCAGAAGCGACTCGCGAGCAGCGTCAACTGTTCTGGCATATCGGTGCAAAAAAAGAGAGTTGGAAAGCGTTTCGTCTATCGGTATTTGAGCTCTCGGCCGAAGAGCGCCAGGCATTAGCTGAGCATGCTAATGAGCTCAACCTCGAAACCGATAGCCTTACCCATTGCGGCATATTGCAAGAAATTGCCGATCTATCCAGTCGCCAAGACTACCTATTGACTGATAAGCCGCGTCTGGCGAGTAGCGAACTCAATCGCTTCCGACATGCTCGAAACCCAGAGAGTAACCCTGCCTGTATCTATTTCGATGCTCAATCTCGACGCAAAGAGCCACGTTATCAATTCAAGTCTCCGGTGGTTCTGTCGCAGAGTAACGGCGCTGTATTTGAAGGATTTAGTTTAGATATCTCAAAGCACGGCATCAGCCTCGCGCTGTCAAACCCGTGCTCGTTAAAAGCCGGCGATCACTGCAGCCTAAATTTCAAAGAGTTGCAGCTTTATGATAAAAAACTGCCGCTGAATGAAGTGCCTTATACTGTAGTGCGGATTAGTCCTAGTGGTAAGCAGCTACAATTAGCGATTGTCGAAGAGAGCCAAAATATGCGCACTATCGCTTTCTTCGGTAAGCTTATCGACCACAATCAGGACAAACTGATCGCCAAAAAAGAGCTGTTACCGAGCAACGAACTGTTGGAAGGATTGCATGACATCTTGCTGGATAAAATGGTCAGTTCGCCACTCTACGTCGAGAAAAAAGCCGGCGGTCTGAGGCCGAAAGCGATTGGGGTCAACTATCCGCTCAAGCCGTACTTGGCAATTTTGGCCAAATTGGGCGATGAGAAAAATTTCTCGTTAGCACCTATTTATAAAGGGCGAACCAATACGCTGTTAGCCCAGCCAATGAAGCGCATTCAGGGGGCAATGCCCCAATACCATGAACTATATTTAACAGCGATCAAGTTTGGCACCCGTATTCAATCGGTTGAAACCAAACTCAGTACCGATTTTGAAAGCCTGAAAGAGCGGCTGCTGTTTGTTAAGAAAGCGCAAGCGATGGGCGAGTTTTATGCCATTCGCATCTGTAGTGCGCCGGTTTTTGACCCCATCACCGCACTAGTGCGAAAAGACCTCAATGAGTTGACACAAATCAGTATGCATCAGGCACGAAGCTTAGAGAAAGAGATGATGAGCATTGTCGGCTACGGGGAGTTGACCGACATTACAGAAGAGGTGCTTATCCGCTTAGAACTGACCCGTTAA
- the csdA gene encoding cysteine desulfurase CsdA: MFDAKHIAAQFPALQQQVNGQRLVYLDSAATTQKPQCVIDALSHYYQQQNANVHRGSHSLTAHATSEFERARETVTEFIGAQSSKEIIWTRGATEALNLIAQTYARNLLRPGDEILVGEMEHHANVVPWQIVAEQTGAKVVKIPMTQECQFDLASFNRLLTDKCKIVALAHITNVTGTRQPVEEVIASAHKLGAVVVVDGAQGIVHEPVDVTQLNADFYVFSGHKLYAPAGVGVLYGKQALLEAMPPWHGGGKMVEKVSFAGTTFGELPGKFEAGTPNVAGAIALMKAIQWYQGLDQHALATHIHQLVEKTKTALEQLDDVRILGYQPNASVISFVIDGVHHQDVATLLDQQGIAVRAGNHCAHPLMDALGVTGTIRASFAAYNTIEDVESLVAAVEKAVDML, encoded by the coding sequence ATGTTTGATGCCAAACACATCGCAGCTCAGTTCCCTGCGCTTCAACAGCAAGTCAATGGCCAAAGACTGGTCTACCTTGACAGCGCGGCCACGACACAGAAACCGCAATGCGTTATCGATGCCCTCTCTCATTACTATCAGCAGCAAAATGCCAACGTGCATCGCGGCAGCCACAGTCTCACGGCTCATGCCACCAGCGAGTTTGAACGCGCGCGAGAAACGGTAACTGAGTTTATCGGTGCTCAATCAAGCAAAGAGATTATCTGGACGCGCGGCGCAACCGAAGCGCTGAATCTTATCGCCCAAACCTATGCACGCAATCTGTTGCGACCCGGCGATGAGATCCTAGTGGGTGAAATGGAGCACCACGCGAATGTCGTTCCTTGGCAAATTGTCGCAGAGCAAACTGGGGCGAAGGTAGTAAAGATCCCAATGACTCAAGAGTGCCAATTTGACCTTGCCAGCTTTAATCGCTTACTCACTGATAAATGTAAGATCGTTGCTTTGGCCCATATCACCAATGTCACCGGCACTCGCCAACCGGTTGAAGAGGTGATTGCCAGCGCACATAAGCTCGGAGCCGTTGTTGTGGTCGATGGCGCGCAAGGTATCGTGCATGAGCCCGTTGATGTTACCCAGCTCAATGCCGATTTCTACGTATTCTCTGGCCACAAGCTCTACGCGCCGGCAGGAGTTGGCGTGCTGTATGGCAAACAAGCGCTGCTAGAAGCCATGCCTCCATGGCACGGTGGTGGCAAAATGGTCGAGAAAGTCTCTTTTGCTGGCACGACGTTTGGCGAACTACCAGGCAAGTTCGAAGCGGGCACACCAAACGTTGCCGGCGCTATCGCCCTAATGAAAGCGATTCAATGGTATCAAGGGTTGGATCAACACGCGCTAGCAACGCATATTCATCAACTGGTAGAAAAAACTAAAACAGCGCTTGAGCAGTTGGATGACGTTCGCATTCTCGGCTATCAACCCAACGCTTCGGTGATCTCATTTGTTATCGACGGCGTCCATCATCAAGATGTTGCCACTCTGCTTGATCAGCAAGGTATCGCCGTCAGAGCAGGAAACCACTGTGCTCACCCACTGATGGATGCGCTAGGCGTAACAGGCACCATTCGCGCCTCATTCGCCGCTTACAATACAATCGAAGATGTAGAAAGTTTGGTAGCTGCGGTCGAGAAAGCCGTGGATATGTTGTAG
- the radA gene encoding DNA repair protein RadA → MAKAKRAYVCNDCGADFPRWQGQCNACGAWNTISEVRLAASPTVARNERLSGYAGASNEAQVQVLSEIDLQEVPRFTSGFKELDRVLGGGVVPGAAILIGGNPGAGKSTLLLQTMCYLASQMPTLYVTGEESLQQVAMRASRLGLPKDNLKMLSETNVDRICQIAEKEQPRIMVIDSIQVMHVADVQSSPGSVAQVRESATALTRYAKQNNVAVFIVGHVTKDGTLAGPKVLEHIIDCSVLLDGGTDSRFRTLRSHKNRFGAVNELGVFAMTGQGLKEVSNPSAIFLSRGEEETSGSSVMVVWEGTRPLLVEIQALVDYSQLANPRRVAVGLEQNRLSLLLAVLHKHGGLQMADQDVFVNVVGGVKVTETSADLALVMALLSSFRDRPLPKDVVVFGEVGLAGEIRPVPSGQERLNEAFKHGFKKAIVPAANMPKGGIAGMQIHGVKKLSEAIEAFDEL, encoded by the coding sequence ATGGCAAAAGCGAAACGAGCGTACGTGTGTAATGACTGCGGCGCAGATTTTCCCCGTTGGCAAGGGCAGTGCAACGCCTGTGGGGCGTGGAATACCATCAGTGAAGTTCGTCTCGCTGCGTCGCCGACAGTGGCGCGTAATGAGCGACTCTCTGGGTATGCGGGGGCGAGCAATGAAGCGCAGGTGCAAGTACTGTCTGAGATAGACCTGCAAGAGGTGCCGCGCTTTACCAGTGGTTTTAAAGAGTTAGACCGCGTGCTCGGTGGCGGGGTGGTGCCGGGCGCAGCCATTCTAATCGGCGGTAACCCTGGTGCGGGTAAATCGACATTGCTGCTGCAGACTATGTGTTACTTGGCTTCGCAAATGCCGACCCTTTATGTCACTGGTGAAGAGTCTCTGCAACAGGTGGCGATGCGCGCTTCAAGGCTCGGACTGCCGAAAGATAATCTCAAGATGCTCTCGGAGACCAATGTCGACCGCATTTGCCAAATTGCTGAGAAAGAGCAGCCCCGTATTATGGTGATTGACTCGATTCAGGTTATGCACGTGGCTGATGTTCAGTCTTCCCCTGGCAGTGTCGCGCAAGTGCGTGAGTCGGCCACCGCGCTAACTCGCTATGCAAAGCAGAATAATGTAGCGGTGTTTATCGTTGGCCATGTGACCAAAGATGGCACGCTTGCAGGACCGAAAGTGTTAGAGCACATCATTGACTGTTCGGTGCTGCTCGACGGTGGAACCGACAGCCGATTTAGAACCTTGCGCAGTCATAAGAACCGCTTTGGCGCCGTAAACGAGTTAGGTGTGTTTGCCATGACTGGGCAGGGACTCAAAGAAGTGAGCAACCCTTCAGCGATTTTCTTATCACGCGGCGAAGAAGAAACCTCTGGCAGCTCGGTGATGGTGGTATGGGAGGGAACAAGGCCATTGCTGGTAGAGATTCAAGCTTTGGTCGATTATTCACAACTGGCTAACCCACGCCGGGTTGCGGTGGGTTTGGAGCAAAACCGATTGTCGTTACTATTGGCAGTGTTACACAAACACGGTGGTTTGCAGATGGCAGACCAGGATGTGTTCGTCAATGTGGTGGGTGGCGTTAAGGTAACGGAGACCAGCGCAGATTTAGCCTTAGTGATGGCCCTTTTGTCGAGTTTTCGCGATAGGCCATTGCCTAAAGATGTGGTGGTGTTTGGTGAAGTGGGCCTTGCGGGAGAAATTCGCCCGGTACCCAGTGGCCAAGAGCGCCTAAATGAGGCGTTTAAACACGGCTTTAAAAAGGCAATTGTCCCTGCCGCCAATATGCCCAAAGGTGGTATTGCTGGCATGCAGATACATGGCGTTAAGAAGCTAAGTGAGGCGATTGAGGCGTTTGATGAGCTTTAA